A window of Pedobacter lusitanus contains these coding sequences:
- a CDS encoding YceI family protein has protein sequence MKKLLVLLFAASAALFAFKPAANTWTADKAHSKLGFVITHLMITDVEGSFKNFESTIVASKDDFSDAVVTLTADVNSVNTEDDKRDGHLKSADFFDAEKFPKLTFKSTSVKKLAGNKFKVSGLLSLHGVTKPVTLDATLRGVTTNPMSKKATAGFKVTGTIKRADFALGSKYPSAMLSDEITLNANTEFVKN, from the coding sequence ATGAAAAAACTACTTGTATTATTATTTGCAGCCTCTGCTGCACTATTTGCTTTTAAGCCGGCGGCCAATACGTGGACTGCAGATAAAGCGCACTCAAAATTAGGATTTGTTATTACCCACCTGATGATTACTGACGTTGAAGGTTCCTTCAAAAACTTTGAATCAACAATTGTTGCTTCTAAAGATGACTTCTCTGATGCAGTTGTTACTTTAACAGCTGATGTAAATTCAGTAAATACAGAAGATGACAAAAGAGATGGTCACCTGAAAAGTGCAGATTTCTTTGACGCAGAGAAATTCCCTAAATTAACTTTCAAAAGTACTTCAGTAAAAAAATTAGCTGGTAATAAATTCAAAGTAAGTGGTCTGTTAAGTTTACATGGTGTAACTAAACCAGTTACTTTAGATGCTACCTTAAGAGGTGTAACTACTAACCCAATGTCTAAAAAAGCTACTGCTGGCTTCAAAGTAACCGGAACAATTAAAAGAGCTGATTTTGCTTTAGGTTCAAAATATCCAAGTGCAATGTTAAGCGATGAAATCACACTTAACGCAAATACTGAGTTTGTTAAAAACTAG
- a CDS encoding M13 family metallopeptidase — translation MNNLKLSLGVPLIAGSLLISVAFHSFRSTDDPKSGIILENMDKQVLPGNNFMEYVNGSWIKKTEIPSDKPSASVGSMVNDKAQEDVKEIIEKAAAGKFADGSEEQKIGDLYGSYMNMTARDAVGVKPLAGEFKKIDAIKNQKELAAYFAYASKIGNAAPFSVAVTEDFKDPKNYMLLSWQGGLGLPDREYYFTDNAKSKEIRTKYVAHIEKMLILAGVAAAKPKAAEIMALETLMASKQMKKEETRNMAGLYNKYAVNKLNTLMPDFDWQAMLNEAGVKNVDSVVVAQVNYTKDLNAVIKNTPLTTWKTYLKWSLVNGAAGSLNTALDEENFNFNGTILNGVPKQRPQWRRAVGVVNSSLGEMVGKLYVEKHFSPEAKARMLVLVGNLLKAYEASIQNLEWMSPETKTEALKKISKFTPKIGYPDKWRDYSTLKIVKDDLYGNMTRSTAFEYNRMMKKLGTPVDRSEWGMTPQTVNAYYNPPLNEIVFPAAILQPPFFDMNADDAVNYGGIGAVIGHEIGHGFDDQGSTFDGDGVMRNWWTKNDLSEFKKRTGALAAQYSGFKVLSDLNVNGEFTLGENIGDLGGLTIALKAYHASLNGKTAPVLDGFNGDQRVFIGWGQVWLNKSREQALRKQVGTDPHSPARFRVNGVVRNIPEFYTAFNVKSGDSLYLAPDKRVKIW, via the coding sequence ATGAATAATTTAAAACTCTCATTGGGTGTGCCATTGATAGCGGGTTCCCTGCTGATCAGTGTAGCATTCCATTCGTTTCGTTCGACAGACGATCCTAAATCGGGGATAATTCTCGAAAATATGGATAAACAGGTTCTTCCGGGAAACAACTTCATGGAGTATGTGAATGGTAGCTGGATTAAAAAGACCGAAATTCCGTCAGATAAGCCTTCAGCAAGTGTAGGTTCGATGGTGAACGATAAGGCACAGGAAGATGTTAAAGAGATTATAGAAAAAGCAGCTGCAGGAAAGTTTGCAGATGGTTCAGAAGAACAGAAGATTGGTGATTTGTATGGCTCCTATATGAATATGACTGCAAGGGATGCAGTAGGAGTGAAACCACTTGCCGGAGAGTTTAAGAAGATTGATGCAATCAAAAATCAGAAAGAACTTGCCGCTTACTTTGCTTATGCAAGTAAAATAGGGAATGCGGCTCCTTTTAGTGTGGCAGTTACAGAGGACTTTAAGGATCCTAAAAATTATATGTTGTTAAGCTGGCAGGGTGGTCTGGGGCTACCTGACAGAGAATATTATTTTACAGACAATGCTAAGTCCAAAGAAATCAGAACTAAATATGTAGCACATATTGAAAAAATGCTGATCCTGGCAGGTGTTGCTGCTGCAAAACCCAAAGCAGCAGAAATAATGGCTTTGGAAACCCTGATGGCTTCTAAACAAATGAAAAAAGAAGAAACCAGAAATATGGCTGGTTTATATAATAAATATGCAGTAAACAAGCTGAATACTTTAATGCCTGATTTTGACTGGCAGGCTATGCTGAATGAAGCTGGGGTGAAAAACGTAGATAGCGTTGTTGTTGCGCAGGTGAATTATACCAAAGATCTGAATGCTGTTATAAAAAACACTCCGCTTACTACCTGGAAGACTTATCTGAAATGGAGTTTGGTTAATGGAGCTGCCGGTTCGCTGAATACTGCACTGGATGAAGAAAACTTTAATTTCAACGGAACTATTCTGAATGGGGTGCCTAAACAGCGTCCGCAATGGCGCAGAGCTGTAGGTGTAGTCAATAGCTCTTTGGGAGAGATGGTAGGAAAACTATATGTAGAGAAACATTTTTCACCGGAAGCAAAGGCAAGGATGCTTGTACTGGTAGGAAATCTGCTTAAAGCTTATGAAGCAAGTATTCAGAATCTGGAATGGATGAGTCCGGAAACCAAAACAGAGGCATTGAAAAAGATCAGCAAGTTTACACCTAAAATTGGTTATCCTGATAAATGGAGAGATTATTCAACACTTAAAATAGTTAAGGATGATCTTTATGGAAACATGACCCGTTCAACAGCTTTTGAATACAATCGGATGATGAAAAAACTAGGTACTCCGGTTGACCGTTCAGAATGGGGAATGACTCCGCAGACGGTTAATGCTTATTATAATCCGCCATTGAATGAAATTGTATTTCCAGCAGCTATTCTGCAGCCACCATTTTTTGATATGAATGCAGATGATGCTGTTAATTATGGTGGTATTGGTGCAGTAATCGGTCACGAAATCGGACATGGCTTTGATGATCAGGGCAGTACTTTTGATGGTGATGGGGTAATGCGTAACTGGTGGACAAAAAATGACCTGAGCGAATTTAAGAAAAGAACAGGTGCTTTGGCAGCACAGTACAGTGGATTTAAAGTTTTGAGCGATCTGAATGTAAATGGTGAATTTACTTTAGGGGAGAATATTGGTGACCTTGGCGGACTGACTATCGCCCTGAAAGCTTATCACGCCAGTCTTAATGGTAAAACTGCTCCGGTTCTGGATGGCTTTAATGGTGATCAGCGTGTGTTTATTGGCTGGGGACAGGTTTGGTTAAACAAGTCAAGAGAACAGGCACTGAGAAAACAGGTAGGAACAGATCCGCATTCTCCTGCAAGATTCCGTGTGAATGGAGTGGTAAGAAATATCCCTGAATTTTACACAGCTTTTAATGTGAAATCTGGTGATTCATTATACCTTGCTCCTGATAAAAGAGTGAAAATCTGGTAA
- a CDS encoding nucleotide sugar dehydrogenase, protein MTRIDKDTPIAVIGLGYVGLPLAVAFARYFKVTGFDTKQKRIEELNTGHDNTLEITESHLLKVKPSLSFTYNADDLQQARIYIITVPTPIDKFNHPDLSALYKASETVGRYLKHGDIVIYESTVYPGVTEEECAPVLERASGLRFNEDFFCGYSPERINPGDKEHTLTKILKITSGSTPETADRVDELYRTIITAGTYRAPSIKIAEAAKVIENAQRDINIAFVNELAKIFNLIGLNTLEILEAAGTKWNFLNFKPGLVGGHCIGVDPYYLAQKAQEAGYHPEIILAGRRLNDGMGQYIADEVIKLMVRKQIQVTASEVLILGFTFKENCPDVRNTRVIDIVTRLKEYHVNVCILDPWADPEHVYQEYGITCQNEQITDRKFDAVIAAVAHTEFEDLDIQQLCKENTVVYDIKGMLPEELTHGRL, encoded by the coding sequence ATGACAAGGATTGATAAAGACACACCTATAGCTGTTATTGGCCTGGGTTACGTTGGCTTACCACTGGCAGTAGCTTTTGCCAGATATTTCAAAGTAACAGGCTTCGATACTAAACAAAAACGTATAGAGGAACTAAATACCGGACACGATAATACGCTTGAAATCACTGAAAGTCATTTACTCAAAGTGAAACCAAGCCTATCGTTCACTTATAATGCTGATGACTTACAGCAGGCACGTATTTATATCATTACTGTTCCAACTCCGATTGACAAGTTTAATCATCCTGACCTGTCTGCTTTATATAAAGCAAGCGAAACTGTTGGCAGGTATCTGAAGCACGGCGACATTGTAATTTATGAATCAACGGTATATCCTGGTGTTACAGAAGAAGAATGTGCCCCAGTACTGGAACGTGCATCCGGACTCAGGTTTAATGAGGATTTCTTTTGCGGTTATTCACCTGAGCGAATAAATCCGGGTGATAAAGAGCATACACTAACTAAAATCTTAAAAATCACGTCAGGTTCAACACCAGAAACTGCAGATCGTGTTGACGAGTTGTACCGTACAATCATTACAGCCGGAACTTACAGAGCTCCAAGCATTAAAATAGCTGAAGCTGCCAAGGTCATAGAAAATGCACAGAGAGATATAAATATCGCCTTTGTCAATGAACTGGCTAAGATATTTAACCTGATCGGTTTAAATACTCTCGAGATACTTGAAGCAGCCGGGACTAAATGGAATTTCCTGAATTTCAAACCTGGTCTTGTAGGTGGACATTGTATTGGCGTAGATCCCTACTACCTTGCCCAAAAGGCGCAGGAAGCAGGTTATCATCCTGAAATTATCCTTGCAGGAAGACGTTTAAATGATGGTATGGGACAATATATTGCTGATGAAGTAATTAAACTGATGGTTCGTAAACAAATACAGGTAACTGCCAGCGAAGTTCTGATTCTGGGTTTCACCTTCAAGGAAAATTGTCCCGATGTACGTAATACCAGGGTAATTGATATTGTGACCCGGTTGAAAGAATACCACGTTAATGTATGTATCCTTGATCCATGGGCAGATCCCGAACATGTATATCAGGAATATGGCATTACCTGTCAGAATGAACAGATCACAGACCGCAAATTTGACGCTGTAATCGCAGCTGTTGCCCACACAGAATTTGAAGATCTTGATATTCAGCAGCTTTGTAAAGAAAACACTGTAGTATATGATATAAAAGGTATGTTACCTGAAGAACTTACTCATGGAAGACTTTAA
- a CDS encoding SDR family oxidoreductase: MEDFKNQLYLKPYHNQDLSKSSFLITGGAGFIGSNLVQYLLKYGAAKVRVLDNLSTGFLKNIQEFESNPAFEFIQGDIRDADTCLTACKDIDYVSHQAALGSVPRSVNDPSTTSQVNIEGFLNMLIAVKDQQVKRIVYAASSSTYGDSKELPKTEDRIGTPLSPYAVTKLVNELYADVFRKTYGTDSIGLRYFNVFGPNQDPEGAYAAVIPLFMKAALAGLPPVINGDGSQTRDFTFIENVIQANIKALLFTGNSPHSIYNVACSERISLNQLWASIKELNGTDPGQTYGPSRTGDIHDSLADISRIRHDLDYEPLFDVKKGLQYTLNWMRNKF, translated from the coding sequence ATGGAAGACTTTAAAAATCAACTGTATCTTAAACCTTACCATAACCAGGATTTAAGTAAATCATCTTTTCTGATAACCGGGGGAGCCGGTTTTATCGGATCCAACCTGGTTCAGTACTTATTGAAATATGGTGCTGCGAAAGTCCGGGTACTGGATAATTTGTCAACGGGTTTTTTAAAGAATATACAGGAATTTGAATCTAATCCTGCTTTTGAGTTTATCCAAGGCGATATCCGTGATGCTGATACCTGTCTGACTGCCTGTAAAGACATAGACTATGTTTCTCATCAGGCTGCTTTAGGTTCGGTTCCACGCTCTGTTAATGATCCTTCAACAACCAGTCAGGTAAACATAGAAGGTTTTTTAAATATGCTTATTGCTGTCAAAGATCAGCAGGTCAAAAGAATAGTTTATGCAGCTTCTTCTTCCACTTATGGAGACAGCAAGGAATTACCCAAAACAGAAGATCGTATCGGTACTCCCCTTTCCCCATATGCGGTAACCAAACTGGTTAATGAATTATATGCGGATGTTTTTAGAAAAACTTATGGAACAGATAGCATAGGTTTAAGATATTTTAATGTTTTTGGCCCCAATCAGGATCCAGAGGGAGCTTATGCAGCAGTTATCCCACTATTTATGAAAGCTGCCTTAGCTGGTCTGCCGCCCGTAATCAATGGTGACGGAAGTCAGACGCGTGATTTCACTTTCATAGAAAATGTAATACAGGCCAACATCAAAGCGCTTTTATTTACTGGCAATTCACCACATTCAATCTACAATGTTGCCTGTAGTGAACGTATCTCGTTAAACCAGTTATGGGCCAGCATAAAAGAACTAAATGGCACAGATCCGGGACAAACTTACGGCCCCTCCAGGACAGGAGATATTCATGACTCACTGGCAGACATCAGCAGAATCCGCCACGATCTTGATTATGAACCATTATTTGATGTAAAGAAAGGCCTCCAATACACGCTAAACTGGATGAGGAATAAGTTCTAA
- a CDS encoding DUF892 family protein produces MVDQLREQGLLDFFVQCLQDLYIAEKKLVNCAAALSIAAFTEELQRALISQSDVAARHVRQLDAVFDMMNKQPGKGKCNIIEILSDKAASIVKTVETGTALRDAAIIYAVQLIAHYKIASYGSLISLLAELDHSKAKFILKQNLADERAADTYLTQIAVDFINPAAQRESE; encoded by the coding sequence ATGGTGGATCAACTCAGAGAGCAAGGCTTATTAGATTTCTTTGTCCAGTGTTTGCAGGATTTATATATAGCAGAAAAAAAACTGGTCAATTGTGCAGCAGCATTGTCTATTGCCGCATTTACGGAAGAATTACAACGTGCATTAATTTCACAATCGGATGTAGCGGCCAGGCATGTACGGCAGTTAGATGCTGTATTTGATATGATGAATAAGCAGCCTGGAAAAGGGAAATGTAATATTATCGAAATCTTAAGTGATAAAGCTGCTTCTATAGTAAAAACTGTGGAAACAGGTACTGCATTGCGTGATGCGGCTATAATCTATGCAGTACAGCTCATAGCGCATTATAAAATTGCAAGTTATGGAAGTTTGATTTCATTGCTCGCCGAGCTGGATCATTCTAAGGCCAAGTTTATTTTGAAACAGAATCTTGCCGATGAAAGAGCTGCAGATACTTATCTTACGCAGATTGCGGTAGACTTTATTAATCCGGCAGCACAAAGAGAATCTGAATAA
- a CDS encoding SOS response-associated peptidase has product MCARYTLTKAQKELLIRYQVKLPADYKPNYNLAPTQKGLVITADEPDIAQLMHFGLVPYWAQSTKLDFSTLNARSEEIMGKKTFAPLITHRKTCLVLADGFYEWDKKTGDTLPYRFVLKDRDLFAFAGLWSQWKDQFSGDVYRSFTIMTTQANEIVGKVHAPKFRMPVILNREEEALWLSKDLGTPDLLNLCKAYPDELMDCYRVDKAVNATVVKGVANNRPELMQAIN; this is encoded by the coding sequence ATGTGCGCACGCTATACGCTGACTAAGGCCCAGAAAGAATTACTGATCCGTTACCAGGTGAAATTACCAGCAGACTATAAGCCGAATTATAATCTTGCACCTACACAGAAGGGTTTAGTCATTACTGCGGACGAACCTGATATAGCACAGCTGATGCATTTTGGACTTGTCCCATACTGGGCGCAGAGTACGAAACTTGATTTTTCTACGCTCAATGCCCGTTCTGAAGAAATTATGGGGAAGAAAACTTTTGCTCCTTTAATTACGCACCGCAAAACCTGTCTGGTACTGGCTGATGGATTTTATGAATGGGATAAAAAAACAGGAGATACGCTGCCTTACCGTTTTGTGTTAAAAGACAGAGATTTATTTGCCTTTGCTGGTCTGTGGAGCCAGTGGAAGGATCAGTTTTCCGGAGATGTATATCGCTCCTTTACCATTATGACTACCCAGGCCAATGAAATAGTTGGTAAAGTTCATGCACCGAAATTCAGAATGCCTGTCATACTAAACAGGGAAGAAGAAGCACTATGGCTAAGCAAGGATTTGGGGACTCCTGATTTACTTAATCTGTGCAAAGCTTATCCTGATGAACTGATGGATTGTTACAGGGTAGATAAGGCCGTAAATGCGACGGTAGTGAAAGGTGTGGCTAATAACAGGCCGGAGTTAATGCAGGCCATAAATTAA
- a CDS encoding HAD family hydrolase has translation MTKFKALLFDLDGTLVDSEHFHYSVWNEILAESDVQLEYTDFLKNFAGVPLPGNAKRLKELYEIASPLEILISKKEELTNQRLITSTIELMPYAEEILDYFFSKGIAMALVTASKRADVDELFRKNGLGKYFKLLVTRSDVTKSKPDPESYDLAVKGIGFQKNECLVFEDTLNGLLAAKNAGLTCFAIQGDRESHAKLAGADHIFTDFREARDYMEENKLI, from the coding sequence ATGACAAAATTTAAAGCACTCCTTTTTGATTTAGACGGTACTCTTGTTGATTCAGAACACTTTCATTATAGTGTATGGAACGAAATCCTGGCAGAATCTGATGTTCAGCTGGAATACACTGATTTTCTTAAAAATTTTGCCGGTGTTCCTTTGCCTGGAAACGCTAAAAGGTTAAAGGAATTATATGAGATAGCATCGCCTCTTGAGATCTTAATTTCAAAAAAAGAAGAACTGACCAACCAGCGGCTGATTACCAGTACGATTGAACTGATGCCATATGCTGAAGAAATATTGGACTACTTTTTTTCTAAAGGAATTGCAATGGCTCTGGTTACGGCAAGTAAAAGAGCTGATGTAGATGAATTATTCAGGAAAAACGGGCTGGGAAAATACTTTAAATTACTCGTAACCAGGAGCGATGTGACAAAAAGTAAACCTGACCCTGAATCTTATGATCTCGCCGTTAAGGGTATAGGTTTCCAGAAGAATGAATGCCTGGTATTTGAAGATACTTTGAATGGCTTGCTTGCTGCGAAAAATGCTGGTCTAACTTGTTTTGCCATTCAGGGCGATAGGGAAAGTCACGCTAAATTAGCTGGTGCAGATCATATTTTTACTGATTTCCGGGAAGCAAGGGATTACATGGAAGAAAACAAACTCATCTGA
- a CDS encoding alpha/beta fold hydrolase, which yields MKKITLLLFVLLCSNFCFSQDIIKLFNRSSDFFDLLDQKKFTEAQAYFDASVSSKISAGDLQKMWENFNDKLGKFESASGVESKTKGDFFVVTVDGKFAKTTQSFLLAYNKAGNMVGFFVAPNKSASAYQNPVYADTTLYTEKEVYIKTQGHSLVGKLTIPKNVKNFPVVVLVHGSGPADMDETVGPNKTFKDLAAGFAAKGVASIRYVKRTMVYSGEFGGAFTVKEEVTDDALAAIALAGTIPDADKKQIYLMGHSLGGMLAPRIAALAPELNGMILAAAPARTLTDILIEQNKYMFDLAKDTTQSIKSQFDARIKELDRSKLTAAGNMKPDSVILGLPVSYWVDLNKYNQVEVAKKNSKQRMLIIQGGNDFQVSTHDYELWSAALNKKRNVTLKLYPDLNHLLSSQVEKGPVSQYDVPSNVSETLINDLVAWIKSKS from the coding sequence ATGAAAAAAATTACCTTATTACTCTTTGTATTGTTGTGCTCAAACTTTTGTTTTTCACAGGATATTATTAAATTATTTAACCGCTCGAGTGACTTTTTTGATTTATTGGATCAGAAGAAATTTACTGAAGCGCAGGCTTATTTTGATGCAAGTGTGTCATCAAAGATTTCTGCCGGAGATCTGCAGAAAATGTGGGAGAACTTCAATGATAAGCTGGGTAAGTTTGAATCTGCAAGTGGCGTTGAAAGCAAGACTAAAGGTGATTTTTTTGTAGTCACAGTTGATGGGAAATTTGCAAAAACTACACAGTCATTTTTACTGGCTTATAATAAAGCCGGGAATATGGTTGGTTTTTTTGTTGCACCAAATAAATCGGCTTCTGCTTATCAGAATCCTGTTTATGCTGATACGACATTGTATACAGAAAAAGAGGTTTATATTAAAACTCAGGGACATAGTCTGGTTGGAAAACTAACTATACCAAAAAATGTAAAAAACTTCCCTGTGGTTGTACTCGTACATGGTTCCGGACCAGCAGATATGGATGAAACTGTTGGGCCTAATAAGACCTTCAAAGATCTTGCCGCTGGCTTTGCTGCTAAAGGAGTAGCCAGCATCCGTTATGTAAAAAGAACAATGGTTTATAGTGGTGAATTTGGAGGTGCTTTTACCGTGAAAGAGGAGGTGACTGATGATGCACTGGCAGCTATTGCTTTAGCCGGTACTATTCCTGATGCTGATAAGAAACAGATTTATTTAATGGGACATAGTCTGGGAGGGATGCTGGCTCCAAGGATCGCCGCTTTAGCACCTGAATTAAACGGGATGATATTGGCTGCCGCACCAGCAAGAACTTTAACCGATATTCTTATTGAACAAAATAAATACATGTTTGATTTGGCAAAAGATACTACACAGTCAATTAAAAGCCAGTTTGATGCACGTATTAAAGAGCTCGATAGAAGTAAACTGACCGCTGCCGGGAATATGAAGCCAGATTCTGTGATTCTGGGGTTGCCGGTTTCATACTGGGTGGACCTTAATAAGTACAATCAGGTAGAGGTTGCGAAAAAGAACAGTAAACAACGTATGCTGATTATACAGGGAGGAAATGATTTCCAGGTATCAACCCATGATTATGAGCTTTGGAGTGCCGCATTGAATAAAAAACGTAATGTCACTTTGAAATTATATCCTGATTTGAATCACCTGTTAAGTTCTCAGGTCGAAAAAGGCCCTGTAAGTCAGTACGATGTTCCTTCTAACGTATCTGAAACATTAATTAATGATCTGGTAGCCTGGATAAAAAGCAAATCTTAA
- the dapB gene encoding 4-hydroxy-tetrahydrodipicolinate reductase, translating to MTKTKKIQICVAGATGWAGSELCRGIVLTEDLELVSAVSRTNANKDLNVLLNLSQDNNIPVFGTIEEALAVPCDVLVDYTKPDIAKHQVITAIHKGVNVVVGTSGLSDADYQEIGSIAEQKQQSVLAVGNFAISVVLLNKFAEMAAGYMPQWEIIDYASDRKIDSPSGSALELANRLSKVRESVKTIPVEETKGIKETRGADINGMQVHAVRLPGFIISLETIFGMTDEKLIIKHEAGGSAKPYVQGALLAIRKVDSFTGLKRGLDSVMDFNSQI from the coding sequence ATGACGAAAACAAAAAAAATACAGATATGCGTTGCAGGGGCAACTGGCTGGGCCGGCTCTGAACTCTGCAGAGGAATTGTTTTAACAGAGGATCTGGAATTGGTTTCTGCGGTTTCGCGCACCAATGCCAACAAAGATCTGAATGTTCTCCTAAACTTATCTCAGGATAATAACATACCGGTTTTTGGAACAATAGAAGAAGCTTTAGCTGTGCCTTGTGATGTTTTAGTCGATTATACAAAACCAGATATCGCCAAACACCAGGTAATTACCGCAATCCATAAAGGAGTAAATGTAGTAGTTGGTACATCAGGTCTTTCAGACGCAGATTATCAGGAGATCGGATCAATAGCTGAACAAAAACAACAATCTGTACTCGCTGTCGGAAACTTTGCAATCAGCGTTGTACTCCTGAATAAATTTGCAGAAATGGCTGCGGGCTATATGCCTCAGTGGGAGATTATAGATTATGCAAGTGACCGTAAAATTGATTCACCGAGCGGAAGTGCACTGGAGCTGGCCAACAGATTATCAAAGGTGAGAGAATCAGTTAAAACAATTCCTGTAGAAGAGACTAAAGGAATTAAAGAAACAAGAGGTGCAGACATTAATGGCATGCAGGTACATGCAGTAAGATTACCCGGGTTTATCATTTCTCTGGAAACGATTTTTGGTATGACCGATGAAAAACTGATCATCAAACATGAAGCCGGAGGCAGTGCAAAACCTTATGTACAAGGTGCTTTACTGGCCATCCGGAAAGTAGATTCTTTTACCGGTTTAAAAAGAGGGTTAGATAGTGTAATGGATTTCAACTCACAAATATGA
- a CDS encoding SPFH domain-containing protein produces the protein MKVEKIVTPFNGYLVIFLLVVTAAVLAFAVSAQQIILIITCIPVFIILGKGLIIVSPNSSKVLLLFGKYKGTIKQNGMFWVNPLYTRFTYSLRARNFESEKIKVNDKMGNPILISVILVWRVKDTFKVAFEVDNYTTFIKIQTDSAVRKLAGSFPYDHFEDETATITLSTNFDDVNIALEQELAERLEIAGIEVIESRIGYLAYAPEIAHSMLRRQQASAVVAARHKIVEGAVGMVESALQLLADKKIIEFDDDRKATMVSNLMVVLCGDSETKPVINTGTLNQ, from the coding sequence ATGAAAGTAGAAAAGATTGTTACGCCCTTTAATGGTTATCTGGTTATTTTCCTTTTAGTCGTTACCGCAGCCGTATTAGCCTTTGCCGTTAGCGCACAGCAAATCATTTTAATCATTACCTGTATCCCCGTTTTCATCATTTTAGGGAAAGGTCTGATCATCGTCAGCCCCAACAGCTCAAAAGTGCTTTTACTTTTCGGGAAATATAAAGGAACGATCAAACAAAACGGAATGTTCTGGGTCAACCCATTATATACCCGATTCACTTACTCCCTGCGTGCCAGGAACTTTGAAAGTGAAAAGATCAAAGTAAATGATAAAATGGGGAATCCTATTCTGATTAGCGTAATCCTGGTCTGGAGAGTGAAAGATACATTTAAAGTTGCCTTTGAAGTAGATAATTATACAACTTTTATCAAAATCCAAACAGACTCAGCAGTCAGGAAACTTGCTGGCTCTTTCCCTTATGATCATTTTGAAGACGAGACTGCTACAATCACTTTAAGCACCAACTTTGATGATGTGAACATCGCATTGGAACAAGAGCTGGCAGAAAGACTGGAAATTGCAGGTATAGAAGTTATAGAATCCAGGATTGGCTATTTAGCTTATGCTCCGGAAATTGCTCATTCTATGTTGAGAAGACAACAGGCGTCAGCCGTAGTTGCTGCCCGTCATAAAATAGTTGAAGGGGCAGTTGGAATGGTGGAGAGTGCACTTCAGCTTTTGGCTGATAAAAAAATCATTGAATTTGATGATGACAGAAAAGCAACTATGGTAAGTAATTTAATGGTTGTCCTTTGTGGAGATAGCGAAACAAAACCCGTTATCAATACCGGGACATTAAATCAATAA
- a CDS encoding DinB family protein, with product MIAQSIQRLHFLCETIPQLLNEIDDHIFSLKPAAHQWSKKEIIGHLIDSAIANHQRFVRAQFEDTPKITYDQNNCNTFNYYNQIDSNQVISFWTVYNKQLLELIRLIPQELLMRRCFAGGDESVTLAFIFNDYVQHLEHHLKQVVSYQYL from the coding sequence ATGATTGCCCAATCTATTCAGAGATTACATTTTTTATGCGAAACCATACCCCAGCTTTTAAATGAGATTGATGATCATATATTTTCTTTAAAACCTGCCGCTCATCAATGGAGTAAAAAAGAAATTATCGGGCATCTGATTGACAGTGCGATTGCTAATCATCAGCGTTTTGTCAGGGCGCAGTTTGAAGACACGCCTAAAATAACCTACGATCAGAACAACTGTAACACATTCAACTATTATAATCAGATTGATTCGAATCAGGTGATCTCCTTCTGGACAGTTTACAACAAACAGCTTCTGGAATTAATCCGGTTAATACCACAGGAGTTATTAATGAGAAGATGTTTTGCCGGTGGCGATGAAAGTGTAACACTGGCTTTTATATTTAATGATTACGTCCAGCACCTGGAACATCATTTAAAACAGGTCGTCTCTTACCAGTACTTATAG